One genomic segment of Helianthus annuus cultivar XRQ/B chromosome 14, HanXRQr2.0-SUNRISE, whole genome shotgun sequence includes these proteins:
- the LOC110908130 gene encoding la-related protein 1C, whose amino-acid sequence MTSDSSTTSASPSAATSSAPAASGTSFSHRSTVPWSQVVRGGGEQLEPVAPRSPSASPLVTEQTLGFSDHLTVPEPQTAAHTVENNLEGSESSNGDGESSVKKSPWSKPSVNGVVDGSSSPVMGAAAWPALSELSRPLPKSLSFQSESSSKTASDGSGSATVSQAPVTSQAPQKPGKTNTSHHSNQNHTHPGRQRSMKRGVGAGVGYNRLPPPPPPMPPYPLYTTPYGGFVPAVLDAPVREQAPYNGSSFVPARPVAGIGSHSHPGHDHPFNRKRNNFGPRPRGDGGPYVNNGPGGRRDHNDREWFGPRSHGGVIPHPAVPPPPPPPRGYMPQAHLGPAPFIAPQPIRPYGAPMVYEMPPPPPPFVYVQPPIIPHASPSTNIPSLSDTILRQIEYYFSDANLVKDHYLRSNMDEEGWVPLTLIAGFHRVKSLTSDLQMVLSSIRDSTIVEVQGETVRRRNDWRKWIKPSVNITLDSGSQSPHATTDGSIIQPSLEKLSLDGSSTTEERTTDKELSASIKPDNGEVTFGDEFTNPKSSTT is encoded by the exons ATGACCTCCGATTCATCCACCACCTCCGCCTCCCCCTCCGCCGCCACCTCCTCCGCCCCCGCCGCTTCCGGCACCAGTTTTTCTCACCGGAGCACCGTGCCGTGGTCTCAAGTCGTTCGTGGCGGCGGCGAGCAGTTGGAGCCTGTCGCTCCTCGCTCTCCGTCTGCATCACCGCTTGTCACAGAGCAAACGCTAGGGTTTTCTGATCATTTGACGGTGCCGGAGCCGCAGACGGCGGCGCATACGGTGGAGAACAATCTAGAAGGTTCGGAAAGTAGTAATGGTGACGGTGAGAGTAGTGTGAAGAAGTCGCCATGGAGTAAACCCTCAGTTAACGGCGTTGTTGACGGAAGTAGTTCGCCGGTGATGGGAGCGGCGGCGTGGCCGGCGTTATCGGAGTTGAGTCGGCCGTTACCGAAGTCGTTGTCGTTTCAGTCGGAATCGTCTTCTAAAACTGCATCTGATGGATCAGGATCAGCCACTGTTTCTCAG GCACCTGTAACATCACAAGCACCACAGAAACCCGGTAAAACAAACACTAGTCATCATTCCAATCAAAACCATACGCATCCTGGCCGACAAAGGTCAATGAAAAGAGGTGTAGGTGCTGGTGTTGGCTACAATCGGCTACCGCCGCCTCCACCACCAATGCCGCCGTATCCTCTATATACCACGCCGTACGGTGGTTTTGTGCCAGCAGTATTGGATGCTCCAGTAAGGGAGCAGGCTCCGTATAATGGGAGCAGTTTTGTTCCAGCAAGACCGGTGGCTGGTATTGGGTCCCACTCGCATCCGGGACATGATCATCCTTTTAATAGGAAGAGGAATAACTTTGGGCCCCGTCCTCGTGGCGATGGTGGACCTTATGTTAACAATGGTCCTGGCGGTAGGCGGGATCATAATGATCGTGAATGGTTCGGTCCTCGAAGTCATGGTGGTGTTATACCACATCCTGCGGTTCCACCACCTCCCCCTCCTCCTAGGGGTTATATGCCACAAGCTCACCTGGGTCCGGCTCCTTTTATTGCTCCCCAGCCTATAAGACCGTATGGTGCCCCCATGGTTTATG AgatgccgccaccaccaccaccatttgtTTATGTGCAACCACCTATCATCCCTCATGCATCACCATCTACGAATATACCATCGTTATCTGATACGATACTACGCCAGATTGAATATTATTTCAG TGATGCTAATTTGGTAAAAGACCATTATTTGAGGTCAAACATGGATGAAGAGGGTTGGGTGCCTCTCACTCTAATAGCTGGATTTCACAGA GTCAAAAGTTTGACAAGTGATTTGCAAATGGTTTTGAGCTCCATAAGAGACTCAACTATTGTTGAAGTTCAG GGTGAAACTGTAAGAAGGCGTAATGATTGGAGAAAATGGATCAAACCTTCTGTCAACATTACACTCGATTCCGGATCTCAGTCACCACACGCAACAACCGATGGCTCTATCATACAACCTTCGTTAGAAAAGCTTTCACTGGATGGATCATCAACCACCGAAGAGAGAACTACAGATAAAGAGTTGAGTGCTTCTATAAAGCCAGACAATGGGGAAGTGACCTTTGGCGATGAGTTCACAAACCCGAAATCTTCAACAACTTAA